A stretch of the Narcine bancroftii isolate sNarBan1 chromosome 14, sNarBan1.hap1, whole genome shotgun sequence genome encodes the following:
- the LOC138749812 gene encoding LOW QUALITY PROTEIN: pinopsin-like (The sequence of the model RefSeq protein was modified relative to this genomic sequence to represent the inferred CDS: inserted 2 bases in 1 codon): MGLPPASPAFYNRTVGAFSGPQWPYFASKSTYMAVATLMGVVVLXFVNGLVILVSIRYKRLRSPLNYILVNLAVANLMVTVFDSTISFSNNLHGYFTLGEAICQFEGFMVSLTGIVGLWPLAILAFERYIVICKPMGNFRFQQQHALGGCLFTWLWSLAWSSPPLFGWCSYVPEGLRTSCGPNWYTGGTNNNTYVVTLFVTCFLMPLSLIVFSYASLLVVLRAVAEQQKDSQSTQQAEREMTRMVIAMMMAFLLCWLPYASFAMVVAIDKDIRIQPTLTSMPSYFSKTATIYNPIIYVFMNQQFRNCLLSTVWCGQNPFSGSEKMTSGARTETTALSEGGRNKISPA; the protein is encoded by the exons ATGGGGcttcctccagcttctcctgCCTTCTACAATAGAACCGTTGGTGCTTTCAGTGGCCCTCAATGGCCGTACTTTGCCTCAAAGAGCACCTACATGGCTGTGGCCACTCTGATGGGTGTGGTGGTCCT CTTTGTGAATGGCCTGGTCATCCTGGTGTCCATCAGGTACAAGAGACTTCGCTCACCCCTCAactacatcctggtgaacctggCTGTGGCCAACCTGATGGTCACTGTCTTTGACAGCACCATCAGCTTCTCCAATAACCTCCACGGTTACTTCACCCTGGGGGAGGCCATATGTCAGTTCGAAGGCTTCATGGTGTCTCTGACAG GTATCGTGGGGCTCTGGCCTCTGGCCATCTTGGCCTTTGAGCGGTACATCGTGATCTGCAAACCCATGGGGAACTTCCGCTTCCAGCAGCAGCACGCCCTCGGGGGCTGTCTCTTTACCTGGCTCTGGTCGCTGGCCTGGTCCTCTCCACCCCTGTTCGGATGGTGCAGCTATGTCCCTGAGG GGCTGCGGACGTCTTGTGGGCCCAACTGGTACACAGGTGGGACCAACAACAACACCTACGTGGTCACACTGTTTGTCACCTGCTTCCTGATGCCCCTCAGCCTGATCGTCTTCTCCTACGCCAGCTTGCTAGTGGTCCTGCGAGCT GTCGCGGAACAGCAGAAGGACAGCCAGAGTACGCAGCAGGCTGAGCGGGAGATGACCCGCATGGTGATCGCCATGATGATGGCCTTCCTGCTCTGCTGGCTCCCTTATGCCAGCTTTGCCATGGTGGTGGCCATTGACAAGGACATCAGGATTCAGCCAACCCTGACCTCTATGCCTTCCTACTTCTCAAAGACCGCCACCATCTACAACCCCATCATCTATGTCTTCATGAACCAACAG TTCCGGAACTGCCTGCTGAGCACAGTATGGTGTGGCCAGAACCCCTTCTCTGGGAGTGAAAAGATGACATCAGGGGCTCGCACAGAGACCACCGCCCTGTCTGAGGGGGGAAGAAACAAAATCTCGCCAGCTTGA